The following DNA comes from Amycolatopsis albispora.
TCGGTATGAGCCAGGCCGCGGGTGAGTACACCGGTATCTACAACGGGATCCCGGCGCGTACCTTCGCGGAGCGGGCCAGGGCGCTGGGCCCGCCCGCGGCGGTGGTCGCGGCCGGGGCCGCGGGCTGCGTCGCGGTGCTGCTCGGCGACCCGACCACCCCCGGCGGTTTCCTGCCCGTCTGCCCGACGCACTCGCTGCTGGGCATCGCCTGCCCCGGCTGCGGCGGGCTGCGGATGATGTACAGCCTGCTGCACGGGGATCTACTGGGGGCGCTGCACTACAACGCGCTGTCGCTGATCGTGGTGCTGCTGTCGGTGTGGAGCATCGTGGCGTGGGCGGTCGGCCGGTGGCGTGGCCGTTGGGTGAACAGCTGGCTGCACTGGCGGTGGACCCCGCTGGTCTTCGGCGTGGCGTTCGTCGTCTGGTTCGTGGTGCGCAACCTGCCGTTCGCGCCGTTCACCGCGCTGTACGTGTGAGCCGGGACGGAAAATTCGGCGAAATGCCGGTGGAACCGGCGCCGGTCGCCTACCGTCCTATCGCGACGTCACGGCGTCGGGGTACCGATCGGTGCCTGCCCGCACCCCTGGTCACCCGACCGAGTACGCTCCCGCGCACCGGCCTGCCTCGGGGGGCGACCGTGACGACATGTTCAAGCCG
Coding sequences within:
- a CDS encoding DUF2752 domain-containing protein, whose product is MSQAAGEYTGIYNGIPARTFAERARALGPPAAVVAAGAAGCVAVLLGDPTTPGGFLPVCPTHSLLGIACPGCGGLRMMYSLLHGDLLGALHYNALSLIVVLLSVWSIVAWAVGRWRGRWVNSWLHWRWTPLVFGVAFVVWFVVRNLPFAPFTALYV